The following proteins are encoded in a genomic region of Mobula hypostoma chromosome 25, sMobHyp1.1, whole genome shotgun sequence:
- the LOC134337667 gene encoding uncharacterized protein LOC134337667: MAEEKKLKLKRRRAVGLGQPRKLSPKPRQDSEQPAPERKELSATVSTWLDDNDINETDRIWALLMKSMFPDMKGSDWKTISVPDLPLSPEKIPKCVESIATEAISVGDESFMWTPFPPAVALEKRSRSDSLFSHRDIAANKGEWTNSTELCIDRSQPPLSETAQDKGVEAAKHLNFTKKNHNIQSKNYLENVKAIEADPVRFSAEQAGRKQDVYPVDVGHQADNAPPSPAMSLQKINPEPVQPTPFTVRPSKGKTKQHKMPVGGTVVGEEEDDIIITGEWQDHSFPENRLCATNMMNHKDAVTIGRSDGHVEGGLDLESCPMCLLQFPAGPRLATVCFRIQLVVALQSHSW; this comes from the exons ATGGCTGAGGAAAAGAAGCTTAAGTTGAAGCGAAGGAGAGCTGTCGGCCTCGGCCAGCCACGGAAGCTGAGCCCCAAGCCGCGGCAGGACAGCGAGCAGCCGGCGCCGGAGAGGAAGGA GCTTTCAGCTACTGTTTCCACTTGGCTCGATGACAATGACATAAATGAGACTGACCGCATTTGGGCTCTACTGATGAAATCTATGTTTCCAGACATGAAAGGATCAGATTGGAAGACTATATCAGTGCCAGACTTACCCTTAAGCCCTGAGAAG ATTCCCAAATGTGTTGAATCCATTGCCACTGAAGCCATTTCAGTGGGTGATGAGAGTTTTATGTGGACACCGTTTCCCCCTGCAGTGGCTCTGGAAAAAAGAAGCAGATCTGATTCACTCTTCAGTCATCGGGACATTGCTGCCAACAAGGGAGAATGGACGAATTCCACCGAGCTGTGTATAGACAGATCTCAACCTCCTCTTTCAGAAACAGCGCAAGACAAAGGTGTAGAGGCAGCAAAGCATCTCAATTTTACAAAGAAGAATCATAACATACAGTCAAAGAACTACCTGGAAAATGTAAAGGCCATTGAAGCTGATCCAGTGAGATTCTCTGCAGAGCAAGCTGGGAGGAAACAGGACGTTTACCCAGTGGATGTGGGACATCAAGCAGACAATGCTCCTCCTAGTCCTGCCATGTCTCTTCAGAAAATTAATCCAGAACCAGTGCAGCCGACACCATTCACTGTGAGGCCCAGTAAAGGAAAGACGAAGCAACACAAAATGCCTGTAGGAGGGACAGTAGTTGGAGAAGAGGAGGATGATATTATCATCACTGGGGAATGGCAAGACCATTCTTTCCCTGAGAATAGGCTTTGTGCCACTAACATGATGAATCACAAAGATGCTGTCACTATAGGGAGGTCTGATGGGCATGTAGAAGGAGGATTGGACCTGGAGAGCTGTCCCATGTGTCTTCTTCAGTTTCCTGCAGG